The nucleotide window AGTGATGGCGGTGACCGTCACTTTGGGGAAAGACTCGACGGCATTGTAATAGCCGGTGTGGTCGCCGTAGGGGCCTTCGGGCAGGGTCTCGGTTGCTGACACGGTGCCTTCGATGACGATCTCGGCGTTGGCGGGTACGAGCAGTGGCTGGCTCTTCGCATGCACCAACTGAGTCGGCTTGCCACGGAACAGACCCGAGAATTGTGCTTCGCTGAGGGTCTCGGGGATGGGAGTGACGGCGCCCATGATGGTGGCCGGGTCGCTGCCGATGGCGATGGCGATGGGCATGTCTTCGCCCTTGGCCTTCCACTGGCGGAAATGGGCGGCACCACCGCGATTCTCCAGCCAGCGCATGATCAGCGTGGTCTTGCTGGCCTGCTGGATGCGGTAAACGCCCCAGTTATAGCCCTTGATTTCCTCGCTTTCGGCAGGCCTCGTAATGACGATGGGCCATGTGATGAGCGGGGCAGGTTCTTCCGGCCAGCAAGTCTGGATGGGCAGGGAACCAAGGTCGATGGCGTCTCCCGTATGGACGATCTCCTGACAATGGGCGCGGCTCTGGATCTTGCCCCTGAGGCTTGCTGCCGCCTTGAAGAGCGGGCCGATGGCGGAGAGGATTTCGGAGCGTTCCGGCGGCTGGGGCTGACGCAGATAGGCGAGGAACTCGCCGAAGGGGATCAGGTCGTCCTCGGAGCAGCCCAGCGACCATGCGACTCGCTTGACCGTGCCGAACAGGTTGATGAGCGCGGGCATCGTGCTGGGGGTGCCGTCGGACTTCAGCGGCTTTTCCAGAAGCAGAGCAGGGCCATGCTTCATCATGACGCGGCGTTGCAGCTCGGTTGCCTGAAGCTTCATGCTGACCGGCTCGGAGATGCGGATCAACTCGCCCTGTTCCTCGCAATATTTGATGAAATCGCGCAGGTCGTTGAAGATCGGCAGGCGACGGCTGTGGATGTGCATCTGGTTGCCCCAATGGTTGACGGCTCATGACCGGAAAGGGATGGTGCCTGAAAGGGGTGGCATGAAGGTTCATTCTCACTCGTCAGGTCGCCAAGGCAGTTGTTGCGTCCGATCTGAGCAAATCCCATGACCAAGGTCAAATGACTTCGTTCTGAAACGAAAATTGTTCAGAGCTTCATTTCTGTGCTTTTCTGAAACATCGCGATGCTGCCTCTGTTATTTTTGTAAGGCAAAGGTTAACCATTTGAATTAATTAACTTTTTATATACCAAAAAAATCTGCAATTTTTCTGTTTCCGGTGTGAATGGAAAGCGTTTGTTAACGCTAAGCGGTCTAAATAGATGACGTGTCAGGCAGAGAGGGTTTTGCGTACTGCCTGATAACCGAGTGTGTAAGGTGTACGGTATGGCAACTCGCCAACGAAAAAATTCGGCATTGCGTCAGTTGGTGCTGCCTTTCTTTTTCCTGTTAGTCATAGCCTATTTTGTGTATCATACGTTGCATGGCAGCTTTGGTGTGTATGCGCTTGCCGAAATGAAGGTTCAGGCCGATGCGCTGGAGGCGGATCTCTTGGATCTGCGCTTTCAGCGCGAAGCTGCCGAGCACCGTATCGCCCTGTTTCGTCAGGGAACTCTTGATCCAGACATGATGGATGAGCGGGCTCGCGCCTACCTCGACGTTGCCGATCCAAACGAAATCGTCATTTTCAATAATTAACCTGAATTTGGGTGACAGATTTTTTTTAACTGCATTTCGGTTAAGTTTGTTTTTCGTTGTATTTTCAGTGCATTATGTGAATTTTTCCGGTGGATTACACGTTGCATCTGTAATTGCAGATTAGAGCTCCCTAAATTATCTTACACTACATGGAAACGCTTTAGGGAGCAGCACAATGGCAGCATCCGCGTCTGGTACCGCTAAAAAGGCGGCGAAGGGCACATCCCGTGCCCAGGTAAATCGCACAATTGTTGAATTTGATAAGGATCAGGAACTTCACGCCTATCGTGAAATGCTGCTGATCCGCCGTTTTGAAGAGAAAGCCGGCCAGCTTTATGGCATGGGCATGATCGGCGGCTTCTGTCACCTTTATATTGGTCAGGAAGCTGTGGTTGTCGGCATGCAGATGGCCGCAAAGGAAGGTGACCAGGTTGTCACGTCCTATCGTGACCACGGTCACATGTTGGCCTGCGACATGGACCCCAAGGGCGTCATGGCCGAATTGACCGGCCGTAGAGACGGTTATTCCAAGGGAAAAGGCGGCTCTATGCACATGTTCAGCCGCGAGAAGAACTTCTTCGGCGGCCATGGTATCGTTGGCGCCCAGGTCTCCATCGGTACCGGTCTTGCCTTCGCGAACAAATATCGCGGCAACGACAACGTCTCCTTCATCTACATGGGCGATGGCGCATCCAACCAGGGTCAGGTCTACGAGAGCTTCAACATGGCCAAGCTCTGGAACCTGCCTGCGATCTACGTGATCGAGAACAACAAGTATGGCATGGGAACCTCGGTTGAGCGTTCTTCATCCAACACCGATCTTTCCCAGCGCGGTATTTCTTTCGGCATCCCTGGCGAGCAGGTTGATGGCATGGACGTGCGCGCCGTGATGGCTGCTGCCGAACGCGCCATTGAATGGGCCCGCGAAGGCAAGGGGCCTTACATCCTCGAAATGATCACCTACCGCTACCGCGGGCATTCCATGTCCGACCCGGCGA belongs to uncultured Cohaesibacter sp. and includes:
- a CDS encoding UbiD family decarboxylase; protein product: MHIHSRRLPIFNDLRDFIKYCEEQGELIRISEPVSMKLQATELQRRVMMKHGPALLLEKPLKSDGTPSTMPALINLFGTVKRVAWSLGCSEDDLIPFGEFLAYLRQPQPPERSEILSAIGPLFKAAASLRGKIQSRAHCQEIVHTGDAIDLGSLPIQTCWPEEPAPLITWPIVITRPAESEEIKGYNWGVYRIQQASKTTLIMRWLENRGGAAHFRQWKAKGEDMPIAIAIGSDPATIMGAVTPIPETLSEAQFSGLFRGKPTQLVHAKSQPLLVPANAEIVIEGTVSATETLPEGPYGDHTGYYNAVESFPKVTVTAITHRKDPIYLSTYTGRAPDEPSVISEALNDVFMPLVRQAFPEVVDCWLPPETASYRVAVISIRKRYAGQARRVMMGMWSMLPQFNMTKLIIIVDAHINARSWEDVMWAVATKTDPSRDLLQVGNTPIDYLDFASPLEGLGGKLGIDATDKIGSETQREWGRELKMDEQTVTEVDDLVARLGL
- a CDS encoding septum formation initiator family protein produces the protein MATRQRKNSALRQLVLPFFFLLVIAYFVYHTLHGSFGVYALAEMKVQADALEADLLDLRFQREAAEHRIALFRQGTLDPDMMDERARAYLDVADPNEIVIFNN
- the pdhA gene encoding pyruvate dehydrogenase (acetyl-transferring) E1 component subunit alpha produces the protein MAASASGTAKKAAKGTSRAQVNRTIVEFDKDQELHAYREMLLIRRFEEKAGQLYGMGMIGGFCHLYIGQEAVVVGMQMAAKEGDQVVTSYRDHGHMLACDMDPKGVMAELTGRRDGYSKGKGGSMHMFSREKNFFGGHGIVGAQVSIGTGLAFANKYRGNDNVSFIYMGDGASNQGQVYESFNMAKLWNLPAIYVIENNKYGMGTSVERSSSNTDLSQRGISFGIPGEQVDGMDVRAVMAAAERAIEWAREGKGPYILEMITYRYRGHSMSDPAKYRSKEEVQKMRNEHDPIEQVRQRLIDGGLASEDELKAIDKDIRAIVSDSADFAQTNPEPDESELWTDIYMPL